A window from Thermococcus sp. 21S7 encodes these proteins:
- a CDS encoding V-type ATP synthase subunit C: MEAGAVSGILNTTLAVVFVWVGYKTARIVWKYTPYSYPNARIKAMEAKLLTEQRFNELAESRTLQNFVVSLEDTDYKDYLTDVSTYTVEEIERALERALAGTYELMIKILPKRVSPFFRFMLEEWDVRNIASVVKAKFAGEVAGDYVMDIGPMLPKVKAMAEAKTMEEILVILEGTPYEEPYQRLLLGEISLQEFETELYRMHYGKLLSYALSRKEDERVILEEFVRLKIDKTNILTVLRAKAAGMTAEEIRPLIIPGGSVKLDPLLHVDDLSMALAELDSTKYGKVIRDVREEVERDLSVLERALERHILERMNELNRFYPLSVAAPLSYILQRERELRKLRAIAKLIEDGVHPERIKELAGDVA, encoded by the coding sequence ATGGAAGCAGGAGCCGTAAGCGGAATCCTCAACACGACACTGGCTGTAGTATTCGTATGGGTGGGATACAAGACGGCCAGGATAGTCTGGAAATACACGCCCTACTCCTACCCCAACGCCAGGATAAAGGCGATGGAGGCGAAGCTCCTCACCGAGCAGCGCTTCAACGAGCTGGCCGAGAGCAGAACGCTGCAGAACTTCGTCGTCAGCCTGGAGGACACCGACTACAAGGACTACCTCACCGACGTTTCAACCTACACCGTCGAGGAGATAGAGAGAGCCTTAGAGAGGGCCCTCGCCGGAACCTACGAACTCATGATTAAGATTCTCCCGAAGAGGGTCAGCCCCTTCTTCAGGTTCATGCTTGAGGAGTGGGACGTCAGGAACATAGCCAGCGTGGTCAAGGCCAAGTTCGCCGGCGAGGTTGCGGGCGACTACGTCATGGATATCGGTCCAATGCTCCCCAAGGTAAAGGCAATGGCAGAGGCAAAGACCATGGAGGAGATACTCGTAATCCTTGAGGGCACCCCCTACGAGGAACCCTACCAGAGACTGCTCCTCGGGGAGATATCGCTCCAGGAGTTCGAAACCGAACTCTACAGGATGCACTACGGAAAGCTCCTCAGCTACGCCCTCTCGCGGAAGGAGGACGAGCGCGTTATCCTTGAGGAGTTCGTCAGACTCAAAATCGACAAGACCAACATACTCACCGTTCTCAGGGCAAAGGCCGCTGGAATGACCGCGGAAGAGATAAGGCCGCTGATAATCCCTGGCGGAAGCGTAAAGCTCGACCCGCTCCTCCACGTCGACGACCTGAGCATGGCTTTGGCCGAGCTGGACTCAACGAAGTACGGAAAGGTCATCAGGGACGTCAGGGAGGAAGTCGAGAGGGACCTCAGCGTCCTTGAGAGGGCCCTTGAGAGGCACATCCTTGAGAGGATGAACGAGCTCAACAGGTTCTACCCGCTCAGCGTCGCCGCACCGCTGAGCTACATCCTCCAGAGGGAGAGGGAACTCAGGAAGCTCAGGGCGATAGCGAAGCTCATCGAGGACGGCGTTCACCCTGAGAGGATAAAGGAACTCGCGGGTGATGTTGCATGA
- a CDS encoding V-type ATP synthase subunit F: MKIAVLGDKDTALGFKLAGAHEVYSFDDTPLDMERLRNKLKELVERDDIGIILITERFVGKVELPEVTVPIILQVPDKSGSRLGEEAIKEIVRRAIGVELKR; this comes from the coding sequence ATGAAGATAGCCGTGCTTGGCGATAAGGACACCGCGCTCGGCTTCAAGCTGGCCGGTGCCCATGAGGTTTATTCCTTCGACGACACCCCGCTTGATATGGAGAGGCTCCGGAACAAGCTGAAGGAGCTCGTCGAGAGGGACGACATCGGAATAATCCTGATAACCGAGAGATTCGTTGGGAAGGTTGAACTTCCGGAGGTTACCGTTCCAATCATCCTTCAGGTGCCGGACAAATCCGGCTCCAGGCTTGGTGAAGAGGCGATCAAGGAGATAGTTAGAAGGGCAATTGGTGTTGAGCTGAAGAGGTGA
- a CDS encoding V-type ATP synthase subunit K (produces ATP from ADP in the presence of a proton gradient across the membrane; the K subunit is a nonenzymatic component which binds the dimeric form by interacting with the G and E subunits) produces the protein MDPIVYVSLGAALAAGIAGAASAFGVGIAGAAAAGVVAEDERNFKNALILEGLPMTQSIYGLITLFLILMVSGILGGGFKFTDPSNMDNIVKSAILLGAGLTVGLTGLSAIPQGIIASASIGAVAKNPKTFTQGIIFSAMAETMAIFGLVGALIMIVTGVGF, from the coding sequence ATGGACCCGATAGTTTACGTATCCCTCGGTGCGGCCCTTGCCGCAGGAATAGCTGGAGCCGCTTCGGCCTTTGGTGTCGGTATAGCCGGTGCCGCAGCGGCCGGAGTCGTCGCCGAGGATGAGAGGAACTTCAAGAACGCCCTCATCCTTGAGGGTCTGCCAATGACCCAGAGTATATACGGCCTCATTACCCTGTTCCTCATCCTGATGGTTTCAGGAATCCTCGGTGGCGGCTTCAAGTTCACCGACCCAAGCAACATGGACAACATCGTCAAGAGCGCCATCCTCCTCGGTGCAGGTCTCACCGTCGGCCTCACCGGTCTCTCGGCAATACCGCAGGGAATCATCGCCAGCGCGAGCATCGGTGCGGTTGCCAAGAACCCGAAGACCTTCACCCAGGGAATCATATTCTCCGCTATGGCGGAGACCATGGCCATCTTCGGTCTCGTCGGCGCTCTGATCATGATAGTCACCGGAGTCGGCTTCTGA
- a CDS encoding V-type ATP synthase subunit E has protein sequence MDGAELIIQEINREAEQKIQYILSEAQKEAEKIKEEARKRAEAKAEWILRKAQTQAETEKQRIIANARLEVRKKRLEVQEKLIQEVITALRERLAELPEEEYFPMLIDLTVKALEELGGEACLIRSNEKTLRLIEGKLDEFRETVAAKLGRDVEISLGEPISTIGGVLVETPDGAVRVDNTFESRIERFEGELRAEIAKALFG, from the coding sequence ATGGATGGAGCAGAGCTGATCATACAGGAGATAAACAGGGAAGCGGAGCAGAAGATACAGTACATACTCAGCGAGGCCCAGAAGGAGGCAGAGAAGATTAAGGAAGAGGCGAGAAAGAGGGCCGAGGCGAAAGCCGAGTGGATACTAAGGAAGGCCCAGACCCAGGCCGAGACTGAAAAACAGCGCATAATTGCCAACGCCAGGCTTGAGGTCAGGAAAAAGCGCCTTGAGGTGCAGGAGAAGCTCATCCAGGAGGTAATAACCGCCCTGAGGGAGAGACTCGCGGAGCTCCCCGAGGAGGAGTACTTCCCGATGCTCATCGACCTCACGGTTAAGGCCCTCGAAGAGCTCGGCGGGGAGGCGTGCCTTATACGCTCCAACGAAAAGACCCTGAGGCTCATTGAGGGCAAGCTCGATGAGTTCAGGGAAACCGTTGCGGCGAAACTCGGAAGGGACGTGGAGATAAGCCTCGGCGAGCCGATATCAACCATAGGCGGCGTCCTGGTTGAGACCCCCGACGGGGCGGTAAGGGTGGACAACACCTTCGAGTCAAGGATAGAGAGGTTTGAGGGCGAGCTCAGGGCAGAGATAGCCAAGGCTCTCTTCGGGTGA